A window from Molothrus ater isolate BHLD 08-10-18 breed brown headed cowbird chromosome 24, BPBGC_Mater_1.1, whole genome shotgun sequence encodes these proteins:
- the RPS6KA1 gene encoding ribosomal protein S6 kinase alpha-1 isoform X1, with protein MPLAQLAEPWPDMELVHLDTENGQPAPEEGGNPPSQAKSDITWIEKDLVDSADKGEGVVQEINITHHVKEGSEKADPSQFELLKVLGQGSFGKVFLVRKITPPDTNHLYAMKVLKKATLKVRDRLRTKIERDILADVNHPFVVKLHYAFQTEGKLYLILDFLRGGDLFTRLSKEVMFTEEDVKFYLAELALGLDHLHSLGIIYRDLKPENILLDEEGHIKLTDFGLSKEAIDHEKKAYSFCGTVEYMAPEVVNRQGHSHSADWWSYGVLMFEMLTGALPFQGKDRKETMTLILKAKLGMPQFLSAEAQSLLRALFKRNPANRLGSGPDGAEEIKRHPFYSTIDWNKLYRREIKPPFKPAVGQPDDTFYFDTEFTSRTPKDSPGVPPSAGAHQLFRGFSFVATGLMEDGKVHPPQPALHSVVQQLHGKNIQFSDGYVVKEAIGVGSYSVCKRCIHKATNMEYAVKVIDKSKRDPSEEIEILLRYGQHPNIITLKDVYDDGKYVYLVTELMRGGELLDKILRQKFFSEREASSVLHMICKTVEYLHSQGVVHRDLKPSNILYVDKSGNPESIRICDFGFAKQLRAENGLLMTPCYTANFVAPEVLKRQGYDEGCDIWSLGVLLYTMLAGCTPFANGPSDTPEEILTRIGGGKFSISGGNWDTISDMAKDLVSKMLHVDPHQRLTAKQVLQHPWITQKDSLPQSQLNHQDIQLVKGAMAATYSALNSSKPSPQLKPIESSILAQRRVKKLPSTTL; from the exons ATGCCGCTCGCCCAGCTGGCCGAGCCCTGGCCCGACATGGAGCTGGTGCATCTGGACACGGAG AACGGGCAGCCAGCTCCAGAAGAAGGTGGGAATCCTCCATCCCAG GCAAAGTCTGACATCACTTGGATAGAGAAAGACCTGGTGGACTCAGCAGACAAG GGGGAAGGTGTCGTGCAGGAAATCAATATCACACACCATGTGAAGGAGGGCTCTGAGAAGGCTGATCCCTCACAGTTTGAGCTCCTGaaggtgctgggacagggctctTTTGGCAAG GTTTTCTTGGTGAGAAAAATAACCCCCCCAGACACCAACCACCTCTATGCCATGAAAGTGCTCAAGAAGGCAACGCTGAAAG TGCGGGACCGGCTGAGGACAAAGATAGAAAGGGACATCCTGGCTGATGTCAACCATCCCTTTGTGGTGAAACTCCACTACG CATTCCAGACAGAGGGGAAGCTGTACCTCATCTTGGATTTCCTCAGAGGAGGTGACCTTTTCACTCGGCTTTCCAAAGAG GTCATGTTCACTGAGGAGGATGTGAAGTTCtacctggcagagctggcactgggacTCGACCACTTGCACAGCCTGGGGATCATCTACAGGGACCTCAAGCCAGAGAA catcctcttGGATGAAGAGGGGCACATCAAACTCACAG ATTTTGGTTTGAGTAAGGAGGCCATAGACCACGAGAAGAAAGCCTACTCGTTCTGCGGCACCGTGGAGTACATGGCTCCGGAGGTGGTCAATCGCCAGGGCCACTCGCACAGTGCTGACTGGTGGTCCTACGGGGTCCTCATG TTTGAAATGCTCACAGGGGCACTGCCCTTCCAGGGGAAGGACCGTAAGGAGACGATGACCCTCATCCTCAA AGCAAAACTGGGCATGCCACAGTTCCTGAGCGCTGAGGCTCAGAGTCTCCTGCGAGCCCTTTTCAAAAGGAATCCAGCCAACAGATTAG GGTCTGGGCCAGATGGGGCAGAGGAGATCAAGCGCCACCCTTTCTACTCCACCATCGACTGGAAC aaGCTGTACCGCAGGGAAATCAAACCCCCTTTCAAGCCTGCAGTGGGCCAGCCAGATGACACCTTTTATTTTGACACAGAGTTCACATCACGGACACCAAAAG ATTCCCCGGGTGTGCCCCCGAGTGCAGGGGCCCATCAGCTCTTCCGAGGCTTCAGTTTCGTGGCAACCGGGTTAATGGAGGATGGCAAAGTccaccctccccagcctgccctgcatTCAGTTGTGCAG cagctgcacgGCAAGAACATCCAGTTCAGCGATGGGTACGTGGTGAAGGAGGCCATCGGCGTCGGCTCCTACTCCGTCTGCAAACGCTGCATCCACAAGGCCACCAACATGGAGTACGCAGTCAAG GTGATTGACAAGAGCAAGCGAGACCCTTCTGAGGAGATTGAGATCCTGCTGCGGTACGGGCAGCACCCAAACATCATCACCCTGAAAGAT GTGTACGATGATGGCAAGTACGTGTACCTGGTGACCGAGCTCATGAGGGGAGGGGAGCTGCTGGATAAAATCCTCAGACAGAAATTTTTCTCAGAGAGAGAAGCCAGTTCAGTCCTGCACATGATCTGTAAAACAGTGGAGTATCTGCATTCCCAAGGG GTGGTTCACAGGGACCTGAAGCCCAGCAATATCCTCTACGTGGATAAATCAGGGAACCCCGAGAGCATCCGAATTTGTGACTTTGGCTTTGCcaagcagctcagggctgagaATGGGCTCCTCATGACCCCCTGCTACACAGCAAACTTCGTGGCACCCGAG GTCCTGAAACGCCAAGGCTACGACGAGGGCTGTGACATCTGGAGCCTGGGGGTCCTGCTGTACACGATGCTGGCAGG CTGCACTCCCTTTGCAAATGGTCCCAGTGACACTCCAGAAGAGATCCTGACACGGATAGGAGGGGGGAAGTTCTCCATCAGTGGGGGCAATTGGGACACTATTTCTGACATGGCCAAG GATCTGGTATCAAAGATGCTCCATGTAGATCCTCACCAGCGTCTCACAGCCAAGCAGGTCCTGCAGCATCCTTGGATAACCCAGAAGGACAGTTTACCCCAGAGCCAGCTCAATCACCAGGACATTCAGCTTGTAAAG GGTGCCATGGCTGCCACGTACTCGGCACTGAACAGCTCCAAGCCAAGCCCTCAGCTGAAGCCCATCGAATCCTCCATCCTGGCACAGAGGCGGGTGAAGAAGCTCCCCTCCACCACCCTGTGA
- the RPS6KA1 gene encoding ribosomal protein S6 kinase alpha-1 isoform X2: MPLAQLAEPWPDMELVHLDTENGQPAPEEGGNPPSQAKSDITWIEKDLVDSADKGEGVVQEINITHHVKEGSEKADPSQFELLKVLGQGSFGKVFLVRKITPPDTNHLYAMKVLKKATLKVRDRLRTKIERDILADVNHPFVVKLHYAFQTEGKLYLILDFLRGGDLFTRLSKEVMFTEEDVKFYLAELALGLDHLHSLGIIYRDLKPENILLDEEGHIKLTDFGLSKEAIDHEKKAYSFCGTVEYMAPEVVNRQGHSHSADWWSYGVLMFEMLTGALPFQGKDRKETMTLILKAKLGMPQFLSAEAQSLLRALFKRNPANRLGSGPDGAEEIKRHPFYSTIDWNKLYRREIKPPFKPAVGQPDDTFYFDTEFTSRTPKDSPGVPPSAGAHQLFRGFSFVATGLMEDGKVHPPQPALHSVVQLHGKNIQFSDGYVVKEAIGVGSYSVCKRCIHKATNMEYAVKVIDKSKRDPSEEIEILLRYGQHPNIITLKDVYDDGKYVYLVTELMRGGELLDKILRQKFFSEREASSVLHMICKTVEYLHSQGVVHRDLKPSNILYVDKSGNPESIRICDFGFAKQLRAENGLLMTPCYTANFVAPEVLKRQGYDEGCDIWSLGVLLYTMLAGCTPFANGPSDTPEEILTRIGGGKFSISGGNWDTISDMAKDLVSKMLHVDPHQRLTAKQVLQHPWITQKDSLPQSQLNHQDIQLVKGAMAATYSALNSSKPSPQLKPIESSILAQRRVKKLPSTTL; the protein is encoded by the exons ATGCCGCTCGCCCAGCTGGCCGAGCCCTGGCCCGACATGGAGCTGGTGCATCTGGACACGGAG AACGGGCAGCCAGCTCCAGAAGAAGGTGGGAATCCTCCATCCCAG GCAAAGTCTGACATCACTTGGATAGAGAAAGACCTGGTGGACTCAGCAGACAAG GGGGAAGGTGTCGTGCAGGAAATCAATATCACACACCATGTGAAGGAGGGCTCTGAGAAGGCTGATCCCTCACAGTTTGAGCTCCTGaaggtgctgggacagggctctTTTGGCAAG GTTTTCTTGGTGAGAAAAATAACCCCCCCAGACACCAACCACCTCTATGCCATGAAAGTGCTCAAGAAGGCAACGCTGAAAG TGCGGGACCGGCTGAGGACAAAGATAGAAAGGGACATCCTGGCTGATGTCAACCATCCCTTTGTGGTGAAACTCCACTACG CATTCCAGACAGAGGGGAAGCTGTACCTCATCTTGGATTTCCTCAGAGGAGGTGACCTTTTCACTCGGCTTTCCAAAGAG GTCATGTTCACTGAGGAGGATGTGAAGTTCtacctggcagagctggcactgggacTCGACCACTTGCACAGCCTGGGGATCATCTACAGGGACCTCAAGCCAGAGAA catcctcttGGATGAAGAGGGGCACATCAAACTCACAG ATTTTGGTTTGAGTAAGGAGGCCATAGACCACGAGAAGAAAGCCTACTCGTTCTGCGGCACCGTGGAGTACATGGCTCCGGAGGTGGTCAATCGCCAGGGCCACTCGCACAGTGCTGACTGGTGGTCCTACGGGGTCCTCATG TTTGAAATGCTCACAGGGGCACTGCCCTTCCAGGGGAAGGACCGTAAGGAGACGATGACCCTCATCCTCAA AGCAAAACTGGGCATGCCACAGTTCCTGAGCGCTGAGGCTCAGAGTCTCCTGCGAGCCCTTTTCAAAAGGAATCCAGCCAACAGATTAG GGTCTGGGCCAGATGGGGCAGAGGAGATCAAGCGCCACCCTTTCTACTCCACCATCGACTGGAAC aaGCTGTACCGCAGGGAAATCAAACCCCCTTTCAAGCCTGCAGTGGGCCAGCCAGATGACACCTTTTATTTTGACACAGAGTTCACATCACGGACACCAAAAG ATTCCCCGGGTGTGCCCCCGAGTGCAGGGGCCCATCAGCTCTTCCGAGGCTTCAGTTTCGTGGCAACCGGGTTAATGGAGGATGGCAAAGTccaccctccccagcctgccctgcatTCAGTTGTGCAG ctgcacgGCAAGAACATCCAGTTCAGCGATGGGTACGTGGTGAAGGAGGCCATCGGCGTCGGCTCCTACTCCGTCTGCAAACGCTGCATCCACAAGGCCACCAACATGGAGTACGCAGTCAAG GTGATTGACAAGAGCAAGCGAGACCCTTCTGAGGAGATTGAGATCCTGCTGCGGTACGGGCAGCACCCAAACATCATCACCCTGAAAGAT GTGTACGATGATGGCAAGTACGTGTACCTGGTGACCGAGCTCATGAGGGGAGGGGAGCTGCTGGATAAAATCCTCAGACAGAAATTTTTCTCAGAGAGAGAAGCCAGTTCAGTCCTGCACATGATCTGTAAAACAGTGGAGTATCTGCATTCCCAAGGG GTGGTTCACAGGGACCTGAAGCCCAGCAATATCCTCTACGTGGATAAATCAGGGAACCCCGAGAGCATCCGAATTTGTGACTTTGGCTTTGCcaagcagctcagggctgagaATGGGCTCCTCATGACCCCCTGCTACACAGCAAACTTCGTGGCACCCGAG GTCCTGAAACGCCAAGGCTACGACGAGGGCTGTGACATCTGGAGCCTGGGGGTCCTGCTGTACACGATGCTGGCAGG CTGCACTCCCTTTGCAAATGGTCCCAGTGACACTCCAGAAGAGATCCTGACACGGATAGGAGGGGGGAAGTTCTCCATCAGTGGGGGCAATTGGGACACTATTTCTGACATGGCCAAG GATCTGGTATCAAAGATGCTCCATGTAGATCCTCACCAGCGTCTCACAGCCAAGCAGGTCCTGCAGCATCCTTGGATAACCCAGAAGGACAGTTTACCCCAGAGCCAGCTCAATCACCAGGACATTCAGCTTGTAAAG GGTGCCATGGCTGCCACGTACTCGGCACTGAACAGCTCCAAGCCAAGCCCTCAGCTGAAGCCCATCGAATCCTCCATCCTGGCACAGAGGCGGGTGAAGAAGCTCCCCTCCACCACCCTGTGA
- the RPS6KA1 gene encoding ribosomal protein S6 kinase alpha-1 isoform X3 gives MPLAQLAEPWPDMELVHLDTEAKSDITWIEKDLVDSADKGEGVVQEINITHHVKEGSEKADPSQFELLKVLGQGSFGKVFLVRKITPPDTNHLYAMKVLKKATLKVRDRLRTKIERDILADVNHPFVVKLHYAFQTEGKLYLILDFLRGGDLFTRLSKEVMFTEEDVKFYLAELALGLDHLHSLGIIYRDLKPENILLDEEGHIKLTDFGLSKEAIDHEKKAYSFCGTVEYMAPEVVNRQGHSHSADWWSYGVLMFEMLTGALPFQGKDRKETMTLILKAKLGMPQFLSAEAQSLLRALFKRNPANRLGSGPDGAEEIKRHPFYSTIDWNKLYRREIKPPFKPAVGQPDDTFYFDTEFTSRTPKDSPGVPPSAGAHQLFRGFSFVATGLMEDGKVHPPQPALHSVVQQLHGKNIQFSDGYVVKEAIGVGSYSVCKRCIHKATNMEYAVKVIDKSKRDPSEEIEILLRYGQHPNIITLKDVYDDGKYVYLVTELMRGGELLDKILRQKFFSEREASSVLHMICKTVEYLHSQGVVHRDLKPSNILYVDKSGNPESIRICDFGFAKQLRAENGLLMTPCYTANFVAPEVLKRQGYDEGCDIWSLGVLLYTMLAGCTPFANGPSDTPEEILTRIGGGKFSISGGNWDTISDMAKDLVSKMLHVDPHQRLTAKQVLQHPWITQKDSLPQSQLNHQDIQLVKGAMAATYSALNSSKPSPQLKPIESSILAQRRVKKLPSTTL, from the exons ATGCCGCTCGCCCAGCTGGCCGAGCCCTGGCCCGACATGGAGCTGGTGCATCTGGACACGGAG GCAAAGTCTGACATCACTTGGATAGAGAAAGACCTGGTGGACTCAGCAGACAAG GGGGAAGGTGTCGTGCAGGAAATCAATATCACACACCATGTGAAGGAGGGCTCTGAGAAGGCTGATCCCTCACAGTTTGAGCTCCTGaaggtgctgggacagggctctTTTGGCAAG GTTTTCTTGGTGAGAAAAATAACCCCCCCAGACACCAACCACCTCTATGCCATGAAAGTGCTCAAGAAGGCAACGCTGAAAG TGCGGGACCGGCTGAGGACAAAGATAGAAAGGGACATCCTGGCTGATGTCAACCATCCCTTTGTGGTGAAACTCCACTACG CATTCCAGACAGAGGGGAAGCTGTACCTCATCTTGGATTTCCTCAGAGGAGGTGACCTTTTCACTCGGCTTTCCAAAGAG GTCATGTTCACTGAGGAGGATGTGAAGTTCtacctggcagagctggcactgggacTCGACCACTTGCACAGCCTGGGGATCATCTACAGGGACCTCAAGCCAGAGAA catcctcttGGATGAAGAGGGGCACATCAAACTCACAG ATTTTGGTTTGAGTAAGGAGGCCATAGACCACGAGAAGAAAGCCTACTCGTTCTGCGGCACCGTGGAGTACATGGCTCCGGAGGTGGTCAATCGCCAGGGCCACTCGCACAGTGCTGACTGGTGGTCCTACGGGGTCCTCATG TTTGAAATGCTCACAGGGGCACTGCCCTTCCAGGGGAAGGACCGTAAGGAGACGATGACCCTCATCCTCAA AGCAAAACTGGGCATGCCACAGTTCCTGAGCGCTGAGGCTCAGAGTCTCCTGCGAGCCCTTTTCAAAAGGAATCCAGCCAACAGATTAG GGTCTGGGCCAGATGGGGCAGAGGAGATCAAGCGCCACCCTTTCTACTCCACCATCGACTGGAAC aaGCTGTACCGCAGGGAAATCAAACCCCCTTTCAAGCCTGCAGTGGGCCAGCCAGATGACACCTTTTATTTTGACACAGAGTTCACATCACGGACACCAAAAG ATTCCCCGGGTGTGCCCCCGAGTGCAGGGGCCCATCAGCTCTTCCGAGGCTTCAGTTTCGTGGCAACCGGGTTAATGGAGGATGGCAAAGTccaccctccccagcctgccctgcatTCAGTTGTGCAG cagctgcacgGCAAGAACATCCAGTTCAGCGATGGGTACGTGGTGAAGGAGGCCATCGGCGTCGGCTCCTACTCCGTCTGCAAACGCTGCATCCACAAGGCCACCAACATGGAGTACGCAGTCAAG GTGATTGACAAGAGCAAGCGAGACCCTTCTGAGGAGATTGAGATCCTGCTGCGGTACGGGCAGCACCCAAACATCATCACCCTGAAAGAT GTGTACGATGATGGCAAGTACGTGTACCTGGTGACCGAGCTCATGAGGGGAGGGGAGCTGCTGGATAAAATCCTCAGACAGAAATTTTTCTCAGAGAGAGAAGCCAGTTCAGTCCTGCACATGATCTGTAAAACAGTGGAGTATCTGCATTCCCAAGGG GTGGTTCACAGGGACCTGAAGCCCAGCAATATCCTCTACGTGGATAAATCAGGGAACCCCGAGAGCATCCGAATTTGTGACTTTGGCTTTGCcaagcagctcagggctgagaATGGGCTCCTCATGACCCCCTGCTACACAGCAAACTTCGTGGCACCCGAG GTCCTGAAACGCCAAGGCTACGACGAGGGCTGTGACATCTGGAGCCTGGGGGTCCTGCTGTACACGATGCTGGCAGG CTGCACTCCCTTTGCAAATGGTCCCAGTGACACTCCAGAAGAGATCCTGACACGGATAGGAGGGGGGAAGTTCTCCATCAGTGGGGGCAATTGGGACACTATTTCTGACATGGCCAAG GATCTGGTATCAAAGATGCTCCATGTAGATCCTCACCAGCGTCTCACAGCCAAGCAGGTCCTGCAGCATCCTTGGATAACCCAGAAGGACAGTTTACCCCAGAGCCAGCTCAATCACCAGGACATTCAGCTTGTAAAG GGTGCCATGGCTGCCACGTACTCGGCACTGAACAGCTCCAAGCCAAGCCCTCAGCTGAAGCCCATCGAATCCTCCATCCTGGCACAGAGGCGGGTGAAGAAGCTCCCCTCCACCACCCTGTGA